The Ischnura elegans chromosome 9, ioIscEleg1.1, whole genome shotgun sequence genome includes the window tttctgaaaagatACCAAATGTATCCTCGTGCAGtagttttatgaataattttattgacaaaactgttataccatcttaataaatacttcttttttccatttacagGGTTTTAAGATTGTTAGTTTCATCATTAATcttagatatataacaaaatggcggtgCCTGTTTCAGCAAATGTTTTTGAagtaaacgtagagaaaaaattgataccTCCGCCATGTGACTAATGccacgtcgttttatgaagcttctacattgtgaatctaaagacAAAATTGtacaccaacttgcaaccccgaattttgcatcgttttttcgagcgtgcgatcgactccggttctggccggcggcggccacattcacttttatatctggataatggatacaatagtgatagaaaataatcgcCAGAAAGGAAACAACAGGGCTCCCCTGCACCGCACATCGCatcggggccgggacccagcaatcgaactgattcgcccgatcacccggggaatGGACAAGAGAACACTATAATGGATATAATGAACACtattggatgggaaggaacaaggaaagaggcgccgccgcgattacAAGATTAATTTTGTCTAATAGACactcagaaaataattgaaaaaagaatacaTCAGCGCGTAGTTCGGTAAATTTGGTCACTAAAGCAGCTTTTAATGTACTTcgtgccacaatagggtgcacccaaaacctccttcGAAGGGCATTTTAGTTAGTTTTTTCTGACCTGGTATACAGCAATGgcttgaattgcacttggcagCATGACGTTCTTATACCTTAGCAAGCTACACACCGCTGACATTGTGCCGGGTGCGGACGGATTTCGTCCGGTTAAAACCACGCTACTCATTTTGAAACCcccgcagtggcgccgactccatggggcctgagggggcccgagcaccctcaaaaattcgttatgatgtgaggaaaaaatatgccaggcttgtggattttccccggagtgccccgataccgagattcgagttatgagggttctaatgttgatcatatgactcttctaaaatgcttaaaaatcttaaaactcactacttataaaatttcccggggcaagatccccggtttgggccccaatattttttgtaagtcggcattcctGAAACCCCGGtgtatttgcatttttcattacataactgaataataaaatacggcagttgaaattacacaccgtactTCTGctaataaaaagttttattaatctTATTGTTAAGTAATTAAATTTTCTGTTaactaatttaatttgaaatattaaataacaatGTAAATATACTGATATATAACTGATCTCTGCCCCCCTGACAAAGCTCATATTTCCGAGCCTGTATATATTGGAATTTGCTTGTGTTAGCTAAAGACGGACTTGGACTGGCCTTGCTGGACACCCTATTGGAATTCGTAAAGACAGTCcataagtctcaaggccaaaggATGTCTGTTTGCGGCTTAGATTTGGGTCCACCGTTTATTTCTCATGGACGTGCCATACTCTTGCGTGGGTTAACCATCCAGTTTGCTTGTGTTAGTTAAAGATGGACTTGGACTGGTCTTGCTGGACTCAATAAAATATCGTAGACTGCATTGCACTTAGGAACCgataatgttaatattttaattatcataatttttattgggatgtaatttattgattaagataataaaCGAAGAATAGGtacattcaaaaaatgaatgtttggtgCTTTGTCATTTTCACAGGTCGTCATCGCTCACAGCGCTATTCCTCATTGGGTCAAACACCACATCCCCTCACACAAtaagtcagttattttttatttcaccgccaaaatatttaatagaagtaatttatatggcaaaacgTTCGCCTGGTCATCTAGCATTGATACATAATAAACTGATCTCTGaccccctgaacaaaatcattATTCCGACTCTTAATATAGGTGTTAGAAGCGTtaatgttttagaaaaataaaattacaaaaagataCATTAGGAAAaagatcattaattaaaaatgagtcgttaaaaaaacattaatggaTATTGCAGTTCAGAAAAATAGCATGAGAAAAACTTATCGGGAAGAGCTAGGTACTCTTCCATGCAGACTGAAAACTTCACGAGCATGATAACTCTATGGTTACGAGAAAGGAGTTATGGGTCCTAAAAATTCTGACTCATCCTTTCGGGGAATGCCGCCTCTTTTCGCGATTCGCAAACGGGAGCAGAAGAGAATTCtagggggggaggagggtgggaggATCGTTGCGTATCTGGTGACGTCGTATCACGCCGTGCTTATAAGCCGCGGGAGGACGAGGGAGAAGCGAAGATATCGTCGAGTCGAGGTGCAGGACGTGAGGCGACACATAAAAATTGAGGTAAGTGACATCCAGCGATGATAAGTGATTTAACAATACGGGATATTCCGATTATTTGGTCCTATGGATAATAGGGGCagccaaaatcgaaaaaactctGGCTAATATTGcgcggaattattttttttttttcgaaaatattcgaTATTATAGTTGATTTCCATAGTTAATGATCCGATGATTCCGtaatttaaagttatattttatgcaggggaaacaagggaggaatggAACAGTGGGACGTATGGGTCAGTTCAAATTTTCCTCTCCTAATTTAAGCTgttttagctcttgcttttctcacGTGTATGAGAAGCAGTAGCTGCATTTTCTCCTAAAATGACTCCTGGCTCACTTCTCTGAATGTGAGTTAAGGGAAAGATATTGGTTTCCACACCAATTTTTGGTAACTTTCGTGCGATGCttttactttaaatttctattattttaattatgacctCTCGCCGGAAGCACTGATGAAAATGCATATCCTTTGAGTGTGTAACTGGTAATTTAAATGACATTTAGTTGCTTTTTAAAGCTTAATAATGCATGCGAAATACAAAACGGCCCATATGGGAGGTCTGGGACATCATATTTGTGGGATGAATGGGACAGTGTCTCACTCctgcgtatttttttcatttttattttataagttattataATTTTAGTATTAGGTGTAAGTATGCCTCATAAGTGATCCGGAATGGTACCAGTGACAAAATCCAGATGTGGCACCAGAGCCAAATAGTACAATTCTGGAAGCTGTGAAAGTGGTTCGTCATGAAGGCAAAAATGTGAGAGAGATAGCAAGAGtaaagaattcatcaaaatgtgcATTATTAAGAAATGCACTGAAAGCATTGGCTTCCTAGGACAGTCACTCGGTAATTTTTCCATAGTAATCTCATTTGTGAAATTGTTTTTCTCTTCTGTAATACACAGGGGTGTAGTAAAGGCTGTATTAATGAGTATGGCGATGGATATAATGTATGCAGTGGCGACTCGCGAGTCAAATGGTGGGGGGGGGCGCACTCCGCCCGGGGgtcataagtttttaatatttcgtgtattttattgagtttttacagcaatctaggaattaaattttgtgatgccatatgttccgtttttttcaacaaaaatacctagttttactaataaaacttgattaataaatacttaatgcagtagactctcggtcatagggatcggcttagtccggactctagattatactgatcaatgatcttgaagaataaaaatatatttgctgcgatattttgcaaatacaaacgaaaatacgtaactttaggttttagggcctacattcttcgtgcggatatgcctgcaatacacttctgttgttcgttttgcaatcataatgcgttatttatcaaatctatacaatatttgcaatgatttaggtagcaatgacacttggaACACCTGAgaagggaggggagtgtcaatgacttccactaggcaacaaactcTTCTAGAAGGCACGCGCTTTGCtatggcagatgtaaactttgattgcggtgttcgcgttgcttcttgaatacaatatgatttaaaatcaataattaaacatatctcacacatttttaacaaaatctgaaatgctcacattcctttagttatattgcagaggtccatccttctttccttttgtccagcaaagtgatcaattacacgttcgttgaaatcagcgccggacaacaatttctttccgattgaacacatggcaagggtactagtctataataaacaagcgacgacacaaaataggccgacgaaaaatacgaccaaaaagaacaaggtacctggacacagaattgggacaatttttccctatatttccctaaaagtaaaacgagcactgttgattaattaaaattgtcttcttgaatgtacacacagcactaagaaacttcttaatcggcaattacgcacagttaactcctcgaaaatgatgtctgaactcatttcactccgttctttccaagagtcttgccgttactataaggacgactcaagggagatagaagtcgtggtccactaatgctgattcagctgagggacgaatttaaggtcagcaaaggcattcaagcaaacaaaggacgtcacggaccatctccttgagtctaagattcatatgtggtaaacacacgagacgccaacgggtcgcatttgaaataaccatgacttcgaaatcattgccatgatataataatatagaaattctagatcgtaaaagaagacgactctgagccacagatgggagctgtaaggatctccgcactgatatgaactcttcgaagccacttaaatcagacccaagtggacattttccgtcagacagctaccgctctgccgctgatgaattaggtgaacatgaactaacacaacaaggacggctagaaaaatgatgaacctacacacaaaaggtgcattgtacgcggcacttcttgacattcattgaatgactctattaaaagacacgttttacgggttaaatcatgttcaatccttcaccctatcacgcacgcacctatttcttaaattataaatcagtggagAATGCTAACTGATTTTTCCCagtactgcaggtcttttgatgaatttatctgaaaataggttccgcatttcgaatcatcgggaagatatgaatacattgttaaggcctaaatattataatattaatttccccaaggttcttgaaattcgtaatcataacagaacagtggcaaatactcgagaatagttttcctacgtcaatacggccttcaACTGGTTGGAtattatgtgttccggaattcaaacacccaaaaacgcaagcataatgagataatttattttctgtagcaatacctaccagtaattaaaaattaaaatcgtttaactacacccagtacagtggcGATTCTGATTCCCtgggtcccttttctgtggcagcaccaagtagacgccagattatacgcccgccgggcggcgcagcgatgtcaactcacttgtcgctctgcgcattctcggacgacgcgacgtcccaagacttccataagacacaacgttagacgcgtcatagcaccagcggcccccaccactaccactctccatataactgcatggggatggattgggacgttctggccagcgccccacggctacaaatatgaacttctcgcgctatttcttttcttgtttttcctacactttcgatgtatgcaaccgaaaaaacactctgattaattagatgtagatataattacaaataaatggatatttattttttttaatttttcaaatatttgggaggggcggcgtccgagagtccttatgggcaagccgccactgaatGTATGCGAATAATTCATGCGAAAAAGGGgagccaatttaaaaattttcttctcagCAAGAAGACAttagtttcatagagaaaaatgatatttttctgagTCTGATTATCCAATTTAATTTAAAGGCACTGAAAGAGTGAAATCCTTGTTTAAACTTACTACAACTACCATAAATCGTATAAATATGATCGGAAATAactacaatatctatttttcacgtattttgaatcaatcgtttattttttcataccGTTTTTGCACATTTACATAAGTGTCCCATGACTCCCACTTAAAAATCCCATCCCTCCCGGCACGAGGGAGTACTGGGATAAATGTCATATGATCATAAAATGTTAAGTTCCACGGTACTCACCAATTATAATTTCTCGAGAATATTTCTATGGCATTCAGAAGGGTTAAGGCAACTAaggattgcaaaaaaaatgaattgggCCGCTAATATTTACACAAAcaaattgtattccaaaatttGTCCCAGTCTTCCCTAGTCTCGCCTATttgcagtaatttaatttccatttagcCCTTATTTATCCATATACTTATAACAATAATTTATCACTACTGTCCGTTGGCTCATTCTCAAGGTAAAAAAATGGTatatgtaaaaattcaaaatatgatcAATTGTTTTATTATCAACGGATTCGGATGACACGGCTTACTTTCGGCCTCAATAACTGAACTAGTCAGGGATTAAATTTGTCAGGAAGAGTTCGAGAGGGCAGTGACTTTGGTGGCTGGCTTGGTTTTCATTTACATACACAGATTTAAAACGTAGATACACACCATTTCCCGGATCCTATACACTACATCAGCATTCCCCGTAGGGGAAACATCAAATCGTTGACTAcgacttttttttaatgcaagctCTATTAGAACACCGTTCTTCCTTCACGAAGAAATTAAGGTGCATTTGGCTTATTTTTCTGGTGTTCGACAATGACTCAGGAAGACGAAAAAAGTTAGTAACACGCGGTGGGCTAATTTTTACTGctccatttccttttctttttcttcggaagATTTAAAGACTCCACAACGCCAACTGAGTAATCACAACCGCCGAGGGAAACGAAGCAGATGGCAATTCAAAAACATTTACGGTCACTCAACCGTAATTAAACAAAAGATTTACACTTCAGGTATCCGACTTTGCTGAGACCTATGATGGATGAATTTTCACGTCAAAATAGCCACCTCAATTTTGCTTCGCAGAAACAAAAATCATGCCATTTGTACACATTCTAATGTTCTCACAGTTTTTCCAAAAGAAAGCATGTCTGGGCCCATTTAATTTCTAATATTACCTCTTGTTACCTCAGGTAACAGAAATACACTGTAATGTTGGGTTGAAAATTTCTGAGTATGACTTGATCATTAGATTAACTGAAgctaatttctaaaaataataatttttactatttatttccgtATTAAATCTGACTCAATGCTTCTGCCACTTATCTGCTCTTTTCAAAGATCCTTAACACTCATGTGAATAATCACCattaaagtaaataaactattgaagcatatattactaataataatttagtGAAAAGTCCTAAAAAGTACAGAAAAGCAGTTTATAGTTTGAGGCGttaatttatggaatttattcatattgaatgaaaattaaactatgttattccacataaaatatttattagatcaccaCCAtagtttcaacgcactgcgtcattCTCAGGCCTTGTATGTAACTCCATACATTCTTTTCCCctatttcagataaaaaattataggagcAGGCATCAAAATGGGTATCACTAGAAGACAGTTCAACCAGGCAATTGAAGATTGCGGTTTCTCAGCTCCCAGTTCTGAGGTGTACGAGTATTTCAACAGTCAAACAAGTTCTTTCTCCCTCAACGAACTGGCGATGTTCCTGGCTCAACTAATCCACGAGAGCGCTGGATTCCGATACAAGGAAGAAATTGCATATGCTGGTAGACGCAACCACGGACAATACAGGGACCACTGCTCACTACCTGGAAAAGACTACCACGGCCGAGGTTACATACAGCTAACCTGGGCTGCAAACTACAGGGATGCCTCGAGGGACCTTGGTATGGGAGATGAACTCCTGAGGAATCCGGAACGAGTAGCCAATGAGACAAAGTTGGCCATGAGGGTCAGCGTTTGGTATTGGACTGAGCGGGTCAGGCCTCAACTGGGGGGTCGCTATGACTGCTTTGGAAAGACAACTAAGGCAATAAATGGGGCGATTGAGTGCAGTGGTGGTTACAATTCAGTAGCTGCCAAGAGATATCAATATTATCTCAAGGTGGCAGATGCCTTGGGAGTCCAAAACAAGGCAAGCGAGCGAGGCTGTTACAACTGATATCATTCATACCAATTGTTCATTTATTCTCATCTATCGAATAATGTACCAGATGACCCAATTGTATTCTAGAATGAACGACAGCACTCATTAACATCTGCCTTACCTACCCCATCCCATGTAATCACTTAATAAATAAGAATGACAaagaaatcaatcgattcggcttttactttgtgaaaatccatgttgaaatgaaaattcacaaccctggtaacttttcactggaaaattatttattggtacgacgcgtttcgacgctgaggcgtcattctcaagtacgcAGAAGTCGTAGAACCAAGTCCATTCAATCCAATGCAGCACATGACATAGTTCTAATTGTAGCTGGGGTTTGTATTGTGCGATGCTATCCCTCTTGAAATACCATAATTGCAGTTCCCTCTTCACCCACAGTGTTCTAACCGACTGGATGGCAAGTTTGTCCGCTGTCGTTGTGCTCCCTGGTTGTAAATTACTTGCAAGTAAACTTGAGAaatactcgagaatgacgcctcagcgtcgaaacgcgtcgtaccaataaataattttccagtgaaaagttactagtgttgagtattttcattttaagaatgACGATTCCTATATCACAAAcgatttctatttattttcctttaacgGGGAACCTgtacttttttttgaaaaaaatagagaaaatagagGGCGACGAACCTTGCACAACGCAAAAAAACCAATGGCTTGATAACTAGCCATTCCCGAGATAATAATTCTCGAAATTTTCGAAATTCCAAAGGCGCGAAAAACTGTCTTTTAAAGGGGACGTGGTCAATGCGGGTGGTTCTGACGTCACAACTGCCGTTCCGAAGGCTCCAAGGCAGTCCCGCAGCGGCTGACTCCTCGTAGACTCACAATCAGAGGAAAGGAGTCCGCAAAGGCACGCTGAGAGCGAAGTATCTTAGCGATGCCTCTACGCGAACATGTACGCTACTTCAACTTCTGCAACAGGAGTTTCTACTTCGTTGAATTATGGAGCTAATGAGAGGCTTTAACGACGTCTAATTTCTTTATGAAAGGAATTTTTACACCCTTCAAACCCATTAGTAatcaaattcatgcaaaattaataaatgaaacgaTGAAATCACTTCTATTCACAGAGCTTTTTTCACTAGAATGTTGGAAAAATATTCCGGCCGGGAATTTTACGAAGGGTGAGAATcaccaaatgaaatatttcatggtgGCTTactaataagtaaaattttaagaatgttgcgtggagaacaattcaaacgcaacactccgtccgtcggatgggacgttaagccgtggtccccttggcgtctttcgttaagagtaggctaatgccgacgccggatttctctccacccttcctaccatacccttctctcatggcgcaaatagcttcagctctcggtcgcctcctctgTCGCAAATCTGTGGTCGTTCAGTTTGTaaaattttttcacagaaaatgttgaagaaaccaaaatttttaggaaattatgacagcattttattagttttttatgattatttgctagaaaaattaatgatttttattttagttccataacTTATACTAACCTTATTTTTCTTCAGAAGGAAAATTTgctcataacttttgttttgaactaaagggtctagccggttaagatggtaaaaagtgccccccgatattttgagaaataaaaaatatgcactttaagtgcatccaaaattatgtgttttcccaaagtttaaggcctcaacaatggaaaatgaactcagaaacaattgaaacacgatttttagtttttttaaaacatctccagtttttatttttgtaaaatcgttttcttgattttaaattgtgtatactactgtggtctaccatcctgattttttttcaaattttctagaCCGTAAACTTAACtcttacataagtttgaaattttcaaaattatatttaaaattttaggaaacaatagacacgccgaaaaaatatatgtttttaccTCTATCTTAAagtattatcttaatttttttcaggtttttaaaattggtggaacagggtcaaaaacatgaataactgctttctgccatttgcatctatgtattccaggaggatatttgatttgattgttgagagcaacgattgttgatcagctTCTAATATTActgattaagaataaatattatcattaactATGCCCATCACACtcagattaatcgtaattattgtttataaccatactgttaagcaTAAATTTCCTATTTAACTCGGGAAAATGGCAGAAGTGGTGATAATTGAATCGTCTTTTCGAATATAGataaaggccgttatacacggggcAAATCATTCCGcaggttagcattgaaaaaatttgttgaaattgcaagaatccGAGCCTGCAATTAGAGCAGGGACTATTTTCCCCTCTacatagaacttagccatcgatatgcataataaaatactcaataatGAAAAGACTCATAGACATTTACCTATTGATAGCCACGTTCAAATTTCACCAGTTCCAAGTGTAAGCTTTAAATGAGTAGCGAAA containing:
- the LOC124165825 gene encoding endochitinase At2g43610-like codes for the protein MGITRRQFNQAIEDCGFSAPSSEVYEYFNSQTSSFSLNELAMFLAQLIHESAGFRYKEEIAYAGRRNHGQYRDHCSLPGKDYHGRGYIQLTWAANYRDASRDLGMGDELLRNPERVANETKLAMRVSVWYWTERVRPQLGGRYDCFGKTTKAINGAIECSGGYNSVAAKRYQYYLKVADALGVQNKASERGCYN